A stretch of Glandiceps talaboti chromosome 18, keGlaTala1.1, whole genome shotgun sequence DNA encodes these proteins:
- the LOC144448905 gene encoding uncharacterized protein LOC144448905 isoform X1, giving the protein MAAPPGLPKWLLDCKAQITDSPEWGALTRELFDAIQQQLTESKVTYFTDLSEAEKTLFMQRAAKAIQHGKSFTNLQVNVSHSLDQHLNNQVAKELLEDFPVITKSDLVLGHARDGSVALLRKWPEMKNKLHLCLNQVLPDRLRQIAWKLFLHNPNLKKQYVEILQSDPKNVMSILDLEIVQKCQQLLENEHTFQELAGSVSILNAMKSTLSYYHARKRTQTSLLDSDYLLVVPFLVTSLATVHPDQLSHRNSIALLIEEYITFMKQRPGYMRESWTEDYKEAMQNFTDTVATLLEKHDEELATHIMNLFSPTEAKTSKTKSKKREMGTHETLVEGLRAIIRPMVRSLFVGYLQLDTVMYVWDQYIIGLDVPEYDIIPVFTVVTLMLLRDHILECDIPVGIETVLGDHALKLKKEQYMYEINRNFFSDMNALLNKDRMDMPILDPTQSLGLPGPWTHWSSDKIPPRLKAHDRRLAREEREAQKLRNVQEQREAEENRKQMELQERMEEEERLRKLMEEDRKRIEEDRMYLEDQLEFERKRRIESERHAKDEIETLKREIDELRKLKERPWPDEIETNYQPQSRESKDTRLDAPPPASAATHDTRTWGAPTTAQTTQTPPPGTGRRKVAETVTLNLLERVMDSVNYLGHSEGREKETLDRETRNGLKEYNRAYDEAQTEVFGRRLKQEEWDEMEENQRTEMTDKVMEVVWQKYEDKYAASLPQ; this is encoded by the exons GTAAATCATTCACAAATCTTCAAGTCAATGTATCTCACAGTCTTGACCAACATCTCAACAACCAAGTAGCCAAAGAACTGCTTGAAGACTTTCCAGTGATTACCAAATCAGATTTAGTACTAGGACATGCCAGGGATGGGTCTGTAGCATTGCTAAGGAAATGGCCAGAAATGAAGAACAAACTTCATTTGTGTCTCAACCAGGTCTTGCCAGACAGACTTCGACAAATTGCATGGAAGCTGTTTCTACACAATCCTAATT TAAAGAAGCAGTATGTGGAAATACTACAGAGTGATCCAAAGAATGTTATGTCTATATTAGACTTGGAGATTGTCCAGAAGTGTCAACAACTCTTAGAAAATGAACACACATTCCAAGAACTTGCAGGCTCTGTTA GTATACTAAATGCTATGAAGTCCACACTATCCTATTACCATGCTAGGAAGAGAACACAAACCAGTCTTCTAGACTCAGACTATCTCCTAGTTGTACCATTCTTAGTGACATCACTAGCTACTGTCCATCCTGATCAACTCTCTCATCGTAACAGTATTGCCTTATTGATAGAAGAATACATCACATTTATGAAACAGAGACCAGGGTATATGAGGGAGTCATGGACTGAG GACTACAAAGAAGCCATGCAAAACTTTACTGACACTGTGGCTACATTATTGGAGAAGCATGATGAGGAACTGGCAACTCATATCATGAATCTCTTTTCACCAACAGAAG CGAAAACCAGCAAAACTAAAAGTAAAAAGC GGGAAATGGGAACCCATGAGACGTTGGTGGAAGGTTTGAGAGCAATCATCAGACCAATGGTTAGGAGTTTGTTTGTTG gcTACCTTCAACTTGACACTGTGATGTATGTATGGGACCAATACATTATTGGTTTAGATGTACCTGAATATGACATCATACCAGTGTTTACTGTTGTTACTTTGATGCTACTCAGAGACCATATCTTGGAATGTGATATA CCTGTGGGTATAGAGACAGTTCTTGGTGACCATGCACTTAAACTGAAGAAagaacagtacatgtatgag ATTAACAGGAATTTCTTCAGTGATATGAATGCATTGCTGAACAAAGACAGAATGGACATGCCAATTCTAGACCCAACTCAAA gtttgggtCTACCAGGTCCATGGACTCATTGGTCCAGTGATAAAATACCACCAAGATTGAAAGCACATGATAGAAGACTGGCAAGGGAAGAGAGAGAGGCACAGAAACTCAG GAATGTTCAGGAGCAACGAGAGGCAGAGGAAAACAGGAAACAGATGGAATTACAAGAAAGGATGGAAGAGGAAGAGAGGCTACGGAAACTGATGGAGGAAGACAGAAAGAGAATTGAAGAAGATAGGATGTACTTGGAAGATCAACTTGAATTT GAGAGAAAGAGAagaattgaaagtgaaagacaTGCCAAGGATGAAATAGAGACTCTTAAGAGAGAAATTGATGAACTTCGTAAACTGAAAGAG AGACCATGGCCAGATGAGATTGAGACTAACTACCAACCACAGTCCAGAGAAAG CAAAGATACCAGGCTGGATGCACCTCCACCTGCATCTGCAGCCACTCATGATACCAGGACATGGGGAGCTCCTACCACAGCTCAAACTACACAGACACCCCCTCCAGGAACTGGTCGAAGAAAAGTGGCAGAGACAGTGACTCTCAATTTGTTGGAGAGAGTCATGGATAGCGTGAACTATT TGGGCCATAGTGAAGGCAGAGAAAAAGAAACACTTGATAGGGAGACTCGCAATGGTTTAAAAGAATACAACAGAGCATATGATGAGGCTCAG ACTGAGGTGTTTGGACGGAGACTGAAACAAGAGGAATGGGATGAGATGGAGGAGAATCAAAGAACTGAAATGACAGATAAAGTGATGGAGGTTGTTTGGCAGAAATATGAAGATAAATATGCTGCTTCACTTCCACAATAG
- the LOC144448905 gene encoding uncharacterized protein LOC144448905 isoform X2, whose product MAAPPGLPKWLLDCKAQITDSPEWGALTRELFDAIQQQLTESKVTYFTDLSEAEKTLFMQRAAKAIQHGKSFTNLQVNVSHSLDQHLNNQVAKELLEDFPVITKSDLVLGHARDGSVALLRKWPEMKNKLHLCLNQVLPDRLRQIAWKLFLHNPNLKKQYVEILQSDPKNVMSILDLEIVQKCQQLLENEHTFQELAGSVSILNAMKSTLSYYHARKRTQTSLLDSDYLLVVPFLVTSLATVHPDQLSHRNSIALLIEEYITFMKQRPGYMRESWTEDYKEAMQNFTDTVATLLEKHDEELATHIMNLFSPTEGEMGTHETLVEGLRAIIRPMVRSLFVGYLQLDTVMYVWDQYIIGLDVPEYDIIPVFTVVTLMLLRDHILECDIPVGIETVLGDHALKLKKEQYMYEINRNFFSDMNALLNKDRMDMPILDPTQSLGLPGPWTHWSSDKIPPRLKAHDRRLAREEREAQKLRNVQEQREAEENRKQMELQERMEEEERLRKLMEEDRKRIEEDRMYLEDQLEFERKRRIESERHAKDEIETLKREIDELRKLKERPWPDEIETNYQPQSRESKDTRLDAPPPASAATHDTRTWGAPTTAQTTQTPPPGTGRRKVAETVTLNLLERVMDSVNYLGHSEGREKETLDRETRNGLKEYNRAYDEAQTEVFGRRLKQEEWDEMEENQRTEMTDKVMEVVWQKYEDKYAASLPQ is encoded by the exons GTAAATCATTCACAAATCTTCAAGTCAATGTATCTCACAGTCTTGACCAACATCTCAACAACCAAGTAGCCAAAGAACTGCTTGAAGACTTTCCAGTGATTACCAAATCAGATTTAGTACTAGGACATGCCAGGGATGGGTCTGTAGCATTGCTAAGGAAATGGCCAGAAATGAAGAACAAACTTCATTTGTGTCTCAACCAGGTCTTGCCAGACAGACTTCGACAAATTGCATGGAAGCTGTTTCTACACAATCCTAATT TAAAGAAGCAGTATGTGGAAATACTACAGAGTGATCCAAAGAATGTTATGTCTATATTAGACTTGGAGATTGTCCAGAAGTGTCAACAACTCTTAGAAAATGAACACACATTCCAAGAACTTGCAGGCTCTGTTA GTATACTAAATGCTATGAAGTCCACACTATCCTATTACCATGCTAGGAAGAGAACACAAACCAGTCTTCTAGACTCAGACTATCTCCTAGTTGTACCATTCTTAGTGACATCACTAGCTACTGTCCATCCTGATCAACTCTCTCATCGTAACAGTATTGCCTTATTGATAGAAGAATACATCACATTTATGAAACAGAGACCAGGGTATATGAGGGAGTCATGGACTGAG GACTACAAAGAAGCCATGCAAAACTTTACTGACACTGTGGCTACATTATTGGAGAAGCATGATGAGGAACTGGCAACTCATATCATGAATCTCTTTTCACCAACAGAAG GGGAAATGGGAACCCATGAGACGTTGGTGGAAGGTTTGAGAGCAATCATCAGACCAATGGTTAGGAGTTTGTTTGTTG gcTACCTTCAACTTGACACTGTGATGTATGTATGGGACCAATACATTATTGGTTTAGATGTACCTGAATATGACATCATACCAGTGTTTACTGTTGTTACTTTGATGCTACTCAGAGACCATATCTTGGAATGTGATATA CCTGTGGGTATAGAGACAGTTCTTGGTGACCATGCACTTAAACTGAAGAAagaacagtacatgtatgag ATTAACAGGAATTTCTTCAGTGATATGAATGCATTGCTGAACAAAGACAGAATGGACATGCCAATTCTAGACCCAACTCAAA gtttgggtCTACCAGGTCCATGGACTCATTGGTCCAGTGATAAAATACCACCAAGATTGAAAGCACATGATAGAAGACTGGCAAGGGAAGAGAGAGAGGCACAGAAACTCAG GAATGTTCAGGAGCAACGAGAGGCAGAGGAAAACAGGAAACAGATGGAATTACAAGAAAGGATGGAAGAGGAAGAGAGGCTACGGAAACTGATGGAGGAAGACAGAAAGAGAATTGAAGAAGATAGGATGTACTTGGAAGATCAACTTGAATTT GAGAGAAAGAGAagaattgaaagtgaaagacaTGCCAAGGATGAAATAGAGACTCTTAAGAGAGAAATTGATGAACTTCGTAAACTGAAAGAG AGACCATGGCCAGATGAGATTGAGACTAACTACCAACCACAGTCCAGAGAAAG CAAAGATACCAGGCTGGATGCACCTCCACCTGCATCTGCAGCCACTCATGATACCAGGACATGGGGAGCTCCTACCACAGCTCAAACTACACAGACACCCCCTCCAGGAACTGGTCGAAGAAAAGTGGCAGAGACAGTGACTCTCAATTTGTTGGAGAGAGTCATGGATAGCGTGAACTATT TGGGCCATAGTGAAGGCAGAGAAAAAGAAACACTTGATAGGGAGACTCGCAATGGTTTAAAAGAATACAACAGAGCATATGATGAGGCTCAG ACTGAGGTGTTTGGACGGAGACTGAAACAAGAGGAATGGGATGAGATGGAGGAGAATCAAAGAACTGAAATGACAGATAAAGTGATGGAGGTTGTTTGGCAGAAATATGAAGATAAATATGCTGCTTCACTTCCACAATAG
- the LOC144449795 gene encoding tryptophan decarboxylase-like: MAIFVVSSAFALGAGAVRMENMLISWVANLIGYPAGHAGNLTSGGSAGTLLAVVAARHSKGVKGRDFERLVVYMTVMSHVCHQKVLNTAGLFEAIIRKVPIDENFRMKVDELRTLIQKDKEAGLLPFMIVGTLGTTDVGSIDPIDQIADVAEEYNLWFHVDAAYGGFFVLVDEYKPYFKGVNRTDSVAIDPHEGLFLPFGTGMVLVKRGYILRNANTEHDDAPYLQDTKLNMEEESPGNLTFEFTKHFRGMRMWLPLQLHGVKTFRKCLDEKIQLTRYLYAKLSELPGIVVGKYPQLTVITFHYETGKEEENEIINKKLCEKIREDGSVFLSSTTLLGKFRLRVCVLHYRCNQDIIDLFLAVLKEKLRDLNCH; the protein is encoded by the exons ATGGCAATATTTGTTGTATCCT CCGCGTTTGCACTGGGTGCAGGTGCTGTCCGGATGGAGAATATGTTAATTTCATGGGTGGCTAATCTCATTGGTTACCCAGCAGGGCATGCTGGGAATTTAACATCTGGTGGTTCAGCAGGAACATTGTTGGCTGTTGTAGCAGCACGACATAGTAAGGGTGTTAAAGGACGTGACTTTGAAAG GCTTGTTGTTTACATGACTGTGATGAGCCATGTATGTCATCAGAAAGTATTGAATACTGCTGGTCTGTTTGAAGCTATTATCAGAAAAGTACCAATTGACGAAAATTTCAGGATGAAAGTGGACGAACTGCGAACATTGATACAGAAAGACAAAGAG GCTGGACTGCTACCATTTATGATTGTTGGTACACTTGGTACGACTGATGTTGGCTCTATTGATCCTATAGACCAGATTGCTGATGTGGCGGAAGAATACAATCTATGGTTTCATGTGGATGCAGCGTATGGGGGATTTTTTGTCTTGGTggatgaatacaaaccctattTCAAGGGAGTGAATAGAACAGACTCAGTCGCCATCGACCCACATGAAG GTTTATTTTTACCATTTGGAACTGGTATGGTGTTAGTGAAAAGGGGATATATACTACGAAATGCCAATACTGAACATGATGACGCACCATACCTACAAGATACTAAATTAAACATGGAAGAAGAGTCACCAGGTAATCTCACATTTGAGTTCACCAAACATTTTAG AGGTATGCGAATGTGGCTTCCATTACAACTCCATGGAGTTAAGACGTTCAGGAAATGTCTTGACGAAAAGATACAATTGACCAGATATCTGTATGCAAAACTCTCAG AACTACCAGGCATAGTTGTTGGTAAATATCCACAGCTTACAGTCATTACTTTTCACTATGAGACTGGTAAGgaagaagaaaatgaaataattaataaaaagcTGTGTGAGAAGATCAGAGAAGATGGTTCCGTATTTTTATCATCAACCACGTTACTTGGAAAGTTTCGCCTAAGAGTGTGTGTACTTCATTATCGCTGTAACCAAGATATCATTGATCTATTTCTAGCAGTACTCAAAGAGAAACTAAGAGATCTAAATTGTCACTAA